Proteins from one Astatotilapia calliptera chromosome 8, fAstCal1.2, whole genome shotgun sequence genomic window:
- the myocd gene encoding myocardin isoform X6, with protein MTLLGSEHSILIRSKFRSVLQLRLQQRRTREQLADQGIMPLNHGKLPKQEDSYAFEEDSSSESLSPEQHHSDESQGSACPSSEAVGSTASSSSSPALTSERQGGVSRDPPDQSQDEGLSGANNSQTTPPIPVPAIVKSKSSDKNRHKKPKDVKPKVKKLKYHQYIPPDQKAEKSPPPMDSAYARLLQQQQLFLQLQILSQQKHTHAQSQTQQSQHPHTHTPQTQAQAQSQAQAQQRQPTFSYQPHTPAHTQKGVSEQLSACSSSAPSSTANSNSSSPVKNTFPNQSNIAQVKPGPLPSNLDDLKVSELRQHLRIRGMPVSGTKTALIERLRPFKDSNTGSSPSGSSDITTMTFPVTPTGSLSSYQSPSSSSALSQGGYYQYPSTSSTPPISPASSELSLSGSLPDSFSDVPMSSPTQFALHPSPAQLGVEDGFGGGGGGSMGGAGQRMGEVGGMDGVEAEKDKMLVEKQKVIEELTWKLHQEQRQVEELKMQLHKRKRCYGATQDTVPPASHPPMHHQQHQTPAMMGQHFFGVTIKQEPLSLSSSCPLSSPKQPKCPPGSCREDMGHCGSSITNMGVPGGPQCMDTGPASGSPTAMSTFLSPQCSPQDSPIRKSSSSPQPSSPNNPYLLSPQLGRDGCSHPHTQGNNRACNMQMQQKSGGPPINCSYPSNQRGLQGVYPSSADCGLNNSSPAKAESQNMQPKMSVLPKCQVPPPAFSSSDSDASDLRQPPCYEDAVKQQLTRSQQMDELLDVLIESGEMPANAREERERSSVTKVMPHITVSPGCPGLLIPWFHRHYEHLSPNQLPYDHAANHVTESHPDTLLGSPVGRGGEVPLLKMAAEDGGQEDEGKREVDRYSSPQNHHHSHHPQQDKLLSNRDLMDTSLSAIGSKASANPEVQGMVSMTFSETAWETMEWLDLTPPSSATAFSIAPPSAPSIFNAEFLDVTDINLNSATDLHLEHW; from the exons TAAACCATGGTAAGCTCCCTAAGCAAGAGGACTCCTATGCATTTGAGGAGGACAGCAGCAGCGAGAGTCTGTCTCCAGAGCAGCACCACAGTGATGAGTCGCAGGGTTCGGCCTGCCCTTCATCTGAGGCTGTCGGCAGTACggcctcctcctcgtcctcacCTGCCCTCACCAGCGAACGACAg GGTGGTGTAAGCAGAGACCCCCCTGATCAAAGCCAGGATGAGGGGCTTTCTGGTGCTAACAACAGCCAGACTACTCCCCCAATACCTGTTCCTGCTATCGTCAAG TCTAAATCTTCCGACAAGAACCGTCACAAGAAGCCCAAAGATGTGAAGCCTAAAGTCAAAAAGCTCAAGTACCACCAGTACATTCCTCCAGACCAGAAGGCAGAGAAGTCCCCTCCACCCATGGATTCGGCCTACGCCCGactcctccagcagcagcagctcttccTGCAGCTGCAGATTCTCAGCCAGCAGAAACACACTCATGCGCAATCGCAGACACAGCAGTCGCAACATCCGCATACCCACACTCCGCAGACGCAGGCCCAAGCCCAGTCTCAGGCTCAGGCTCAGCAGAGGCAGCCCACTTTCAGCTATCAACCCCACACACCAGCTCACACCCAGAA AGGAGTCAGTGAGCAACTATCGGCTTGTAGTTCCAGTGCCCCGTCGAGCACAGCCAACAGTAACTCATCCTCTCCAGTCAAGAACACATTCCCCAACCAAAGCAACATCGCACAAGTCAAACCTGGGCCCCTGCCATCTAATCTGGATGACCTAAAA GTTTCAGAGCTGAGGCAGCACCTGCGTATTCGTGGCATGCCTGTCTCAGGCACCAAGACTGCCCTCATCGAGCGACTCCGGCCCTTCAAAGACTCCAACACCGGCTCCTCGCCCTCGGGATCCTCTGATATCACCACCATGACCTTTCCTGTCACACCCACAGGGTCCTTGTCCTCCTACCAGTCCCCATCCTCCTCCAGTGCTCTGTCCCAGGGAGGCTATTACCAGTACCCCAGCACCTCCTCCACCCCACCCATCTCGCCGGCCTCCTCTGAGCTGTCCCTCAGCGGTTCACTCCCCGACAGCTTCAGCGATGTGCCCATGTCTTCGCCAACACAGTTTGCCCTTCATCCATCTCCTGCCCAGCTCGGCGTGGAGGATGGCTttgggggaggaggaggtggcagCATGGGTGGGGCAGGTCAGAGGATGGGGGAGGTTGGTGGTATGGATGGTGTAGAAGCCGAAAAAGACAAGATGCTGGTGGAAAAGCAGAAGGTGATCGAGGAGCTGACGTGGAAATTGCACCAGGAGCAGAGACAG GTTGAAGAGCTAAAGATGCAACTCCACAAGAGAAAACGTTGCTATGGAGCAACACAGGATACGGTCCCTCCTGCATCTCATCCTCCCATGCACCACCAGCAGCACCAGACACCAGCCATGATGGGGCAGCATTTTTTTGGGGTGACTATCAAGCAGGAGCCTTTGTCTTTGTCCTCCAGCTGCCCTCTGTCCTCCCCTAAACAGCCTAAGTGCCCTCCTGGTAGCTGCAGAGAGGATATGGGACACTGCGGTTCCTCCATTACCAACATGGGGGTCCCCGGGGGACCACAGTGTATGGATACAGGCCCTGCCTCTGGCAGCCCCACCGCTATGTCCACCTTCCTCAGCCCACAGTGCTCACCGCAAGACTCTCCTATCAGAAAATCTTCCAGCAGCCCACAGCCTTCATCTCCTAACAACCCCTACCTGCTGTCTCCTCAACTGGGGAGGGATGGCTGTAGTCACCCCCACACCCAGGGAAACAACAGAGCATGCAACATGCAG ATGCAGCAAAAGAGTGGCGGTCCGCCTATAAACTGCTCCTATCCTTCCAACCAAAGAGGTCTTCagggagtctatcccagctcaGCTGACTGTGGCCTCAACAACAGCAGCCCTGCTAAGGCTGAGAGCCAGAACATGCAACCAAAG ATGTCAGTTTTGCCAAAGTGCCAGGTCCCTCCCCCTGCCTTCAGTAGCTCAGATTCAGATGCATCTGACTTAAGACAGCCCCCATGCTATGAGGATGCAGTCAAACAG caacTGACCCGAAGTCAGCAGATGGATGAGCTTTTGGATGTGCTCATAGAGAGTGGAG AGATGCCAGCTAACGCcagagaagagagggagaggtcCTCTGTAACCAAAGTTATGCCTCACATTACTGTGTCCCCAGGGTGTCCCGGCCTCCTCATCCCGTGGTTTCACCGACATTACGAGCACCTCTCCCCCAACCAGCTCCCTTACGACCACGCAGCCAATCACGTCACCGAGAGCCACCCAGACACTCTGCTTGGCAGTCCCGTCGGCCGCGGAGGGGAGGTACCTCTTCTTAAAATGGCAGCAGAGGATGGGGGCCAGGAAGATGAAGGGAAGCGAGAGGTTGATCGGTACAGCAGCCCTCAGAATCATCATCACTCTCATCATCCACAACAGGACAAACTTCTGAGCAACCGAGATCTGATGGACACGTCTCTCTCGGCCATCGGCAGTAAGGCATCCGCCAACCCCGAGGTGCAGGGAATGGTCAGCATGACCTTTAGTGAGACGGCTTGGGAGACAATGGAATGGCTCGACCTGACACCACCCAGTTCTGCCACTGCCTTCAGCATTGCTCCACCCAGTGCACCAAGCATTTTTAATGCCGAGTTCCTGGATGTAACAGACATTAATTTGAACTCTGCCACAGACCTTCACCTGGAGCACTGGTAA